acacaaaaccaggaaataactacccacaaacccccatagaacaaacaccccatAAATAGGACCCAACCCAAATAACActacatagaaatagaccaactagaaataacatagaaatacactaacatagaacataacccaaacaaccctgaaacaccctaaacaaacaccccctgccacgccctgaccaaactacaataacaaacagcccctttactggtcaggacgtgacagtaccctccccctcccccccaaaggtgcagaaccCGGATCCACCTTAAAcaaaatttttttaaattaaaataaaccCCAACACAAAAATTatcccctaactaaagggagggaagggagggtagccaccgtcaccgacggttcttgtgctatcccgccctcctcaacctcctactacggaggtggctcaggccttactccccaacctaacctgtccacccccgctaactgcttattattattatttacccctcccgaagtctctggactaaggcgcatcgctgaagacctcgggctgaggcgcgtctctggagactcagggctgatgagcgtctctggagactcagggctgatgagcgtctctggagactcagggctgatgagcgtctctggagactcagggctgatgagcgtctctggagactcagggctgatgagcgtctctggagactcagggctgatgagcgtctctggctgcgccggttccggactgtgggccgtctctgctggctccggactgtaggccatctctgctggctccggaccgtaggccatctctgctggctccggaccatctctgctggctccggGCCGTCTCTAgatggggcactgtcgtcggaagctctggacggggaactgtcatcggaagcactggacggggaactgttgtcggaagctctggacggggactgcgcactgaaggcctgatgcgtgaggCTAGCTTTGGAgatgccagactagggacacgcaccacagggctagtgcgaggagcaggagcaggacgaactggactgggctgacgcactggaggcctagtgcgtggggctggtactggaggtaccagattggagacacgcaccccaaggctagtgcgaggagcgggaacaggacgtactggactgggctgacgcactggaggcttggtgtgtggtgctggctttggaggcgccagactggaaacacgcaggagcgggaactggatacactgggtcATGAGTAGGCACCGGCGGTCTGgagcgcaccgcctgcacaacccgtcctggctggatggtaacagtagccctgcacgagcggagtgctggcgcagggcgaactgggctgtgcagaggcctgatggctgccgtgcgtagagcaggcgtagggtagcctgggcctaggaggcgcactggtggccagatgtgctgtgcaggcatactcctacccgactggatgcccactctagcacggcacttgcgaggcgctgggatcgctcgcaccggactgtgcgtgcgcatgggcgagatcgtgcgaaCTTCTGCAAACACCGGTGCTCTCATGATccgttgctccccataataagcacgggaagttggctcaggtctattgcctgacctagccactctccccgtgtgcccccccccaaaattttttggggggggtgtctCTCACACTTGCCCCTCGGTGCGTATAACGCCTCATAATGGCGCctttccgccttggctgcctccagctcctccttaggacgctggtactccccagcctggtgccatggtcctgccccgtccaggatctcctcccatgtccatgaatcCTTAtattcctcctgctgctccttcctccgctgcttggtccgtttgtggtgggtagttctgtcatgattgtcgtaaggagtggaccaaaacgcagcgggaaaatgtatactcatcttcttttttatttgaagaaggaaaaactaaataaacgactccaaacagtcccgtcaggtgcaacaaacactaaaccaggaaataactacccacaaacccccatagaacaaacaccccataaataggaccttcaatcagaggcaacgtgaagcagctgcctccaattgaaggtcaacccaaataacaccacatagaaatagaccaactagaaataacatagaaatacactaacatagaacataacccaaacaaccccgaccaaactacaataaccacgccctgaccacgccctgaccaaactacaataacaaacagcccctttactggtcaggacgtgacacaaatgccaccctattccctacatagtgcattacttttgatcagggctcatagtgttctggtcaaaagtagtacactatatagggaatattatGCCTTTTGGGACACAGATCTAATCTCTTGACCAGACTATCCTACTGTCTGATTCCTCTCTTCACACCATAGACTATGAGCCTCAAAGAGTTTGAAATGTCACAGAATATCTACTGAATGTATTTTATACTGTTTCCATAGGCCTGTGTGCGTGACAAATACCTCAAAGTAATGGATTTTATAGACAAGCAtaccataattttttttttttaaacattacgtGCTTGACATTTTAAAAACTGTTTATTACAGATTTCACGTTAAGGGTTGTGGGCTTGTGTCAGGCCTCTAGACTCTTCAGTAGGCGACAGAACGTTGAAGTGGTGATAGAATGGAGCCTTGAGTTCCCGAGAAGTAGCAACAAGAGAGCTGTTTCCATGGCAACGTGGATCTACCTTCCCTTTCCTCTATCAGGAGCACACCGAGTCACATTACTCTGTTGTGTGTGGAGAAaacaactctctctctgttccaaatGGTACCTTATTCTCTATATAGTCCACCACTTTCGAACAGAGTCCTATGGGCCTtggctaaaagtagtgcactacatagggaatagggtgccatttcggatgcaCCCAGTGTGGCTGTGTGGAGAAAATAACTCCTATGTGCTGTGTACTCATTCAAGACAGTGGCCTTGATTAGAATaaaggagtggagatggagagatggagacatggggagatggagacatggggagatggagacatggggagatggagacatggggagatggagagatggagagatggagacatgggGAGATGAAGACATGGGGAGATGAAGACATGGGGAGATGGAGACATGGGGAGATTGAGAGATGGAGACATGGGGAGATGGAGACATGGGGAGATGGAGACATGGGGagatggagacatggagagatggagacatggggagatggagacatgggagatggagacatggagagatggagacatggggagatggagacatgggagatggagacatgggagatggagacatggagagatggagacatggggagatggagacatggggagatggagacaggggagatggagacatgagagatggagacatggagagacatggagacatggggagatggagacatgggagatggagacatgggagatggagacatggagagatggagacatggagacatgggagatggagacatggggagatggagagatggagacatggagacatggggagatggagagatggagacatggggagatggagacatgggagatggagacatggggagatggagagatggagagatggagagatggagacatggggagatggagagatggagacatggagacatggagacatggggagatggagagatggagagatggagagatggagacatggagagatggagacatgggagatggagacatggagagatggaaacatggagagatggagacatggagagatggagacatgggGAGATAGAGACATGGGAGATGGAGACATGGGAGATGGAgacatggggagatggagagatggagacatgggagatggagacatggggagatggagacatgggagatggagacatggggagatggagacatggagagagcgTTGGAGGAGTGGGTAGTTGTTTTGATGTATTGTTGCGTCTGTTCGGTTATTGCGTGTCACTCTGTCTCCACTCCAATATCTGGTTTACACTTAATGTGAAACTGCAAGGAATTGTCTGTACCTCACGATCTGTAATCCAGAAACCTTCAACAGTCAATCCTACTCCACAGGGCTGGTTTACCCAGACTCTCCACTGAGTCTGCTTTTAGCAGATAGAAAGTCTATTCTTGAAATAAAAGAAACATTTCAGTAGAGAGTCTGAGTTGGTTTTTCATTGACGTCAAAGTGTTTGAATGTGTGACTTCTCCAAGAGTAGGGTGCAGCACAGAATGTTCACAGAATGGCACAGAATGTTCTCTGCTTTTAACCTAGGGGCATTCTGGCCCAGAATGTTCTCTGCTTTTAACCTAGGTGCATTCTGGCCCAGAATGTTCTCTGCTTTTAACCTAGGTGCAGCACACTGGCCCAGAATGTTCTCTGCTTTTAACCTAGGTGCAGCACACTGGCACAGAATGTTCTCTGCTTTAACCTAGGTGCATTCTGGCCCAGAATGTTCTCTGCTTGTAACCTAGGTGCAGCACACTGGCCCAGAATGTTCTCTGTTTTTAACCTAGGTGCAGCACACTGGCCCAGAATGTTCTCTGCTTTTAACCTAGGTGCAGCACGCTGGCCCAGAATGTTCTCTGCTTTTAACCTAGGTGCATTCTGGCCCAGAATGTTCTCTGCTTTTAACCTAGGTGCATTCTGGCCCAGAATGTTCTCTGCTTTTAATCTAGGTGCATTCTGGCCCAGAATGTTCTCTGCTTTTAACCTAGGTGCAGCACACTGTCACATAATGTTCTCTGCTTTAACCTAGGTGCAGCACACTGGCCCAGAATGTTCTCTGCTTTAACCTAGGAGCAGCATTTGACATCTTCTGGTATCAGAAAGTATagtctagaaaaaagaaacgcacacctataaaggcgaggtgctggctagcggagcagaacactagaaaataaaggaaagccgcacactctaagagctcagatgcaaaaattttaataaccaacgtttcgacagctaagctgtcttcatcagggtaccctgatgaagacagcttagctgtcgaaacgttggttattaaaatttttgcatctgagctcttagagtgtgcggctttcctttatcaGAAAGTATAGTACCTGGAACATAGTCTGGACAGACTCAGGACCCAACATGTAACAATACTGATATTCTGTTCCTGTAGGCCTGTTTATCCTTTCCATTCGGAGAAGTAATGTGTTCAAAAAGAGGTGTGATGTCATGTGTTGTCTCTCCTTTtcatgtgatgatgatgatgatgatgcgtCCTTCTCTGTCACATGTTGATTTTCCCATGGATGACCAGGCACAGCAGCTGTCACGTTCAAAGTGTTCCCCCCTGGACATACAGGTACAGCAGGTGTCATGATCAAAGTGTTCCCCCCAGGACAGTCAGGCACAGCAGGTGTCATGGTCAAAGTGTTCCCACTAGACCCACtgatgtagacacacacacacagagagagagagagagagagagagagagagagagagaaagcatttGTGAGAAAGATGAACATATTGATGGATAGGACAGACAGCAAATTGAGGGACAGATCTGTTGTTGTGCGTTTCTGTTTTTCTCAGGTAATTGTAGGTGACTGCTAAATCACATTACTGTTCTTGCTTTAGATTACTAGCTGGATGACTCATCGCTGGGTGATGTTGTCTTGAACAGTGTAGGCCTATCATTGAAATTACAACCCACTGGCTGGGTTCTGAACCTCCATCATGTAATATGAAGTATGAACATGATGTGCCCTTTCTTCCCTCTCTGAAAGTGAGATGGTGTAtgcatcccaaaatggcaccctattccctacgtagtgcactaccactggtctgaagtagtgcacGGGCGTAGGATATagaggtgccatttggaatgcactaATTATGACACAATCAAATATGATCCAGTTTATCACTTCGGTTCTAAAGAGCGACTGCATCAGTAGTTACTGTGATTCATAGTAGCCCTTGAGGGTGTTAGTGAATATTTAGGTGtctgtcacaaatggcaccctattcccagcCCCATtagccccggtcaaaagtagtgcactatataggaagtaGGCTGGCATTTTGGACGCTACCGAAGTCTCTCCACAGAAGGGATAAAGTAAGTAGCCTGTGAAAGGCGTGATCACAGTGAAAACTGAACGCGATGAGGCTCAAAAACACAATGTGTCACACGGCAGAAAGCTCTAGAACTATTGAGCTGCAAAGTAAATAACAACCAGCCACAGCAAATAGACCAacctgttgttgttgtactgctgcatgggacacagatcctttactgctgcatgggacactgatcctttactgctgcatgggacactgatcctttactgctgcatgggacactgatcctttactgctgcatgggacactgatcctttactgctgcatgggacacggatcctttactgctgcattaaacactgatcctttactTCTGCATGgaacactgatcctttactgctgcatttaacactgatcctttactgctgcattTAACACggatcctttactgctgcatgggacactgatcctttactgctgcatgggacacggatcctttactgctgcattaaacactgatcctttactgctgcatgggacactgatcctttactgctgcatgggacactgatcctttactgctgcatggggcactgatcctttactgctgcatggaacactgatcctttactgctgcatggGACACGGATCCTTTACTTCTGCATGgaacactgatcctttactgctgcatgggacacggatcctttactgctgcattTAACACggatcctttactgctgcatgggacactgatcctttactgctgcatgggacacggatcctttactgctgcatgggacacggatcctttactgctgcattaaacacggatcctttactgctgcatggaacactgatcctttactgctgcatgggacacggatcctttactgctgcatgggacacggatcctttactgctgcatggGACACTGATCCTTCACTGCTGCATGGGACACggatcctttactgctgcattaaacacggatcctttactgctgcatggaacactgatcctttactgctgcatgggacactgatcctttactgctgcatggGACACGGATCGTTTACTGCTGCATGGGACACGGATCGTTTACTGCTGCATGGgacactgatcctttactgctgcatgggacactgatcctttactgctgcatggaacactgatcctttactgctgcatggGACACGGATCGTTTACTGCTGCATGGgacactgatcctttactgctgcattaAACACTGATCCTTTATGGAACAGCTGTGCTCCATCTCTAGCTgtgctccatctccatctctagcTGTGATCCATCTCTAGCTGTGCTCCATCTCTAGCTGTGCTCCATCTCTAGCTGTGCTCCCACTCCATCTCTAGCTGTGCTTCATCTCTAACTGTGCTCCACTTCTAGCTGTGCTCCCACTCCATCTCTAGCTGTGCTCCATCTCTAGCTGTGCTCCATCTCTAGCTGTGCTCCCACTCCATCTCTAGCTGTGCTCCATCTCTAGCTGTGCTCCATCTCTAGCTgtgctccatctccatctctagctgtgatccatctctagctgtgctccatctcttgctgtgctccatctctagctgtgctcccactccatctctagctgtgctccatctctagctgtgctccatctccatctctagctgtgctccatctctatctgtgctccatctctagctgtgttcccactccatctctagctgtgttCCATCTCCATTTCTATCTGTGCTCCATCTCTATCTgtgctccatctccatctctagctgtgctccatctctagctgtgttcccactccatctctagctgtgttCCATCTCCATTTCTAGCTGTGCTCCATCTCTAGCTgtgctccatctccatctctagctgtgctccatctctagctgtgttCCATCTCCATTTCTATCTGTGCTCCATCTCTATCTGTgctccatctctagctgtgttcccactccatctctagctgtgttCCATCTCCATTTCTATCTGTGCTCCATCTCTATCTGTGCTCCATCTCTATCTGTGCTCCATCTCTAGCTgtgctccatctccatctctagctgtgctccatctctagctgtgctccatctccatctctagctgtgctccatctctagctgtgttCCATCTCCATTTCTGTCTGTGCTCCATCTCTATCTGTgctccatctctagctgtgttcccactccatctctagctgtgttCCATCTCCATTTCTATCTGTGCTCCATCTCTATCTgtgctccatctccatctctatctGTGCTCCATCTCTAGCTGTGCTGTGGGTTTCCCTGACAAGTGTATTGGAAGGCTATAGCCTACACTTGACTGATATCACATGATTACAGATATTTCTATGATACTACCATAAAAGGAGTGGAGCGTTGATGCGATGTGATGATTCTATCTAATGACGTAGCAACCAATATGCCCAGCCATACTCTATAAATACCCGCGCCAACGCTCCTTTCCGCACACTGCAAAGCTCCACTGCAACGCATCACATGGTGAAGCAACAGGTGTAACAGACCTGTAACAACAGACACCCCGGATGATCCCCGTGCCTGGAAGGAACATGGAGGTGAACACAACAGAGAAAGTAGTCTACCTTTCCGTTGATGGCACCACCGACACGTTCAGCTCTTGTGCCACTGCCGGGCATCCACAGACCCAGCTCAGCATGAACGATCATGTTGAACAAACCATTTCCAACCAGCTTCCCAATGTTAAAGTCACAGGTGTCAACTGTCAATCACCTACAATCCTCATGCAATACAAAAAGGTCTCGAGCATGACCAAGGCAAGTAAAGGGATCTTTAATACGGTCACTGAGCACTGGAGACACACGGACAAGAAGACGAGGGTGGTCCGGTCTTCCAGCACGGGGACCACTCAGGCTACATCCTCGGAAAGGTTCCCCAAAAGAAGATCCTTCGACCCGCTAGCGACGTTGACCCTCCCGGACCAGACTCCATGCACCGCACCACTGGAGGAGATGCGTCTCACCAAGCCCCGTAACTGCCGGCGCGTTGTAGTACTCGGCGCGCCCAGAGTGGGCAAGACGAACATTCTCAGGCGGTTCCTGCGCGACGGGTTCGAGGAACAGTACGAGCCGACGGCAGAAGACTTCCACAGGAAGTTGTACCAGATCCGAGGAGAAACCTATCAGATTGATATCCTGGACGCAGCGAAGGAGAGAGACTTCCCCGCTAGACGGAGGCTGTCCATACTGACAGGTGTGTAGGTTATGAGTGTATAGGCTATTAACTGAGTATAGATCTAATTGAGTTGgacaatgaaatgtatttttgtGTGTATTGAATTGGCCTTTGCATAACCTTGATCTAATACATTGAGTTGGAAAATGAATGTGGGTGTTTTTTGTTGTTCCATTGAATCAAATCACTAAATCTGTACTCTTCTCTACAACAGGTGACATATTTCTCCTGGTGTTCAGTGTGGATGACAGAGACTCCTTCAAAGAGGTGTACACACTGCGCAAAGAGATAATAGCAGCCAAGACCAAGCTGATGAAGCTCAAAGAGAATGCCCGGGTTCCCATAGTGATATGCGGCAACAAAGTGGACTTAGAGGCGGAGAGGGTCATCAGTCGTCTGGAGATGTTCCAAGCTCTTGGGGAGGACACGGCGCTCTTCGAGACATCAGCCAAAGACAGTACCAGTCTTGAAGAGATGTTCCAAGCCCTTGTCAAGCTAGGCGGTCTCCCTACCGAGACGCGTCCGTCGCAGCATCGCGAGATCTCCATACGTACCTACCAGGCACTGAGCATCAGCAGAAGCCGTTGCGGCAGACGTAGTCGTGCGTTGGTTCCAGACACGCCATGCGGTGCGGTGTACCCACTGGCCCGCCGCCCCAGCTTTAACAGCGACCTACAGCGGGTAATGGGCCCCAGCCCCACTAAACGGAGCAAACCCATAGAGAAGTGTCAAATTCAATGAATTGAGGGACTTCTCAGTACAAGAAACATATTGTAGTATTACAATATATAACCACTATGTCAAGAGTTATACTCTGCTTTAGGCTATTGGCTGGACCAGTTGAGCGAACTATGTAAATTTAGATTTTCTTTGTGTACtgtgaaataataaaaaatgtattatcatATTGATATGAGTGTGTTGTGATATTTTAGGTAGACTAGCATTTTACACTTAGCAGGCGCCCAGAGTAAGATTCAACTAAGTTAGTAGGGAGAAGAAACCCCATCAAAGACAATTAGAAACAAGCGATTGATATCAAACAATGTACTCTTTATAGGCATTGGTTATATATATTCCATTTAACAGACGCTTTAAATAgaatccaaagcgacttacattCACGCGTGCATAAATGTTACACGTGGGTGGTCCCAGGTATCGAAACAACTagcctggcgttgcaagcgccatgatCTATCAGCTGAGCTACAAAGCTTCATATCAAATACGCAGGATGACCATTTATGGACAGATTGACAGTGAAAGTACGTGGGTGGTAAAAGCCTGCAGGGGTGCTATGTTCTATAACACCTCTCCAGTGGGCACAACAGTTCTCTCCTTTCTGTTAAAAGCTCAAGGCAATGCTTTGAGTGTGGAGCATTTCCGAGTGACTGaaatgtgcccccccccaacagtCCAGAGCTTTCTATTGCAATGAAAGGCTCTGAATGACGTGAATTAATCGTGCTCAATTAACCATAGAAATTACACAATTACGCATAGCCATGGTATCAGCACGGAAGTGAGATTCCTTTTATTGGTCGACTTAATTATAAATGCCAGAGTTATTAAGTTGATTACCAGATATTGAAAGCAACAGGCCTACAGTATTCCCATGGGGAACGGTTAATGTGATATTATCCATTCTCTctgtttcagcaccatggacagggtgTACCAACATGTAAGTTCATACAGGAGTAGTTCCAAGGGAAACATGATCAAACATTTACCGGTACGAAACTCATTAAATACTGTTGGGTACCATGTCGTTAACGGTGAGCACTGCGGTTTCAAAAAAGACACGAAAGTCTCCCTTGTGACAGACAATAAACTGCATATAATTCCTTTTAGGGGCAAGTAGAC
This genomic stretch from Salmo trutta chromosome 32, fSalTru1.1, whole genome shotgun sequence harbors:
- the rasd2a gene encoding GTP-binding protein Rhes gives rise to the protein MIPVPGRNMEVNTTEKVVYLSVDGTTDTFSSCATAGHPQTQLSMNDHVEQTISNQLPNVKVTGVNCQSPTILMQYKKVSSMTKASKGIFNTVTEHWRHTDKKTRVVRSSSTGTTQATSSERFPKRRSFDPLATLTLPDQTPCTAPLEEMRLTKPRNCRRVVVLGAPRVGKTNILRRFLRDGFEEQYEPTAEDFHRKLYQIRGETYQIDILDAAKERDFPARRRLSILTGDIFLLVFSVDDRDSFKEVYTLRKEIIAAKTKLMKLKENARVPIVICGNKVDLEAERVISRLEMFQALGEDTALFETSAKDSTSLEEMFQALVKLGGLPTETRPSQHREISIRTYQALSISRSRCGRRSRALVPDTPCGAVYPLARRPSFNSDLQRVMGPSPTKRSKPIEKCQIQ